A section of the Macadamia integrifolia cultivar HAES 741 chromosome 9, SCU_Mint_v3, whole genome shotgun sequence genome encodes:
- the LOC122089398 gene encoding MDIS1-interacting receptor like kinase 1-like — MQTQLLFFFYCIILSLVLAKEVASIIVSNDEVSALLSIKQSFIDPIDRLGDWKLPSSGSVDHSIHCNWTGIWCNSNGAVEKLDLSYMNLSGSVSDDIQRLRSLTVLNLCYNGFSSSLPKSLSKLTQLTHFDVSQNNFMGEFPSGLGSLAGLAVVNASSNNFSGLFPEDLGNATSLESLDFRGSFFQGSIPTSIKNLQKLKFLGLSGNNFTGQIPGELGQLSSLETIIIGYNELEGGIPAEFGNLTNLKYLDLSVGSLSGKIPAELGRLKQLNTVFLYKNNFKGKLPSQIGNITSLELLDLSDNQFSGPIPAELANLRNLQLLNLMCNQLTGSVPIGLGDLTKLQVLELWNNSLTGLLPMNLGQNSTLQWLDVSSNSLSGEIPPGLCKGNNLAKLILFNNKFSGPIPIGLSTCLSLVRVRMQNNLISGTIPLGLGKLKKLQRLELANNNLTGHIPDDISSSTSLSFIDLSQNHLQSYLPSSILSIPNLQNFLASNNNLEGQIPDQFQDCPNLAVLDLSANHLIGSIPESIASSEKLVNVNLGNNQLTGEIPRAIGMMPTLAILDLSNNSLTGMLPDNFGSSPALEMLNVSHNQLVGPVPTNGILRSISPDDLTGNAGLCGGVLPPCSRSYSKKSMSQRKSTHIKHIIAGWFIGISAVLAVGLAVFGVRWLYRRWYFNVSCLGDHQFNKGNGEWPWRLMAFQRLNFTSNDILACIKESNVIGIGATGTVYKAEIQRPHTVVAVKKLWRSGADIEEVGISTDDMVGEVNLLGRLRHRNIVRLLGYVHNDTNVMMVYEFMKNGSLGEALHGKQAGKLLVDWVSRYNVAVGVAHGLAYLHHDCHPSVIHRDVKSNNILLDENLEPRIADFGLAKMMIRKNQTVSMVAGSYGYIAPEYGYTLKVDEKSDVYSYGVVLMELLTGKRPLDPEFGESVDIVEWVRGKIRNNRELEEALDASIGGQCKHIKEEMLLVLRIALLCTAKFPKDRPSMRDIITMLGEAKPRRKSSSSTGGTNAIKEKPIFSSSPVIALL; from the exons ATGCAAACCCAATTGctgttcttcttctattgcattATCCTTTCTCTTGTTTTGGCCAAAGAGGTAGCATCCATTATTGTATCAAATGATGAAGTATCAGCCTTACTGTCGATAAAACAGAGCTTTATCGATCCAATTGATCGACTTGGAGACTGGAAGCTGCCGAGCAGTGGGTCTGTAGATCACTCAATCCACTGCAATTGGACTGGAATTTGGTGCAACTCCAATGGTGCTGTTGAGAAGCTTGATCTCTCCTACATGAACCTCAGTGGAAGTGTATCCGATGACATCCAAAGGCTTCGCAGTCTCACAGTCCTCAATCTATGTTACAATGGGTTCTCATCATCTTTGCCTAAATCTTTATCTAAGCTAACTCAACTGACTCATTTTGATGTCAGTCAGAACAACTTCATGGGTGAATTCCCATCTGGTCTAGGCAGCCTTGCAGGACTGGCAGTTGTCAATGCATCAAGCAACAACTTCTCTGGTCTTTTCCCTGAAGACCTTGGAAATGCGACGTCCCTCGAGAGCCTAGATTTCAGAGGAAGCTTCTTCCAAGGTTCAATCCCTACATCTATCAAGAATTTGCAGAAATTGAAGTTCCTTGGTCTTTCAGGTAACAATTTCACAGGTCAAATACCGGGAGAGCTCGGTCAGCTTTCATCACTAGAGACTATCATTATTGGATACAATGAGCTTGAAGGTGGAATTCCAGCAGAGTTTGGTAATCTCACCAATCTTAAGTATCTTGACTTATCGGTTGGAAGTCTCAGCGGCAAGATTCCAGCTGAACTAGGAAGGCTTAAGCAACTGAACACAGTGTTCTTATACAAGAACAACTTCAAGGGAAAGCTTCCATCCCAAATTGGAAACATTACATCATTGGAGTTACTGGATCTCTCCGATAACCAGTTCTCTGGACCGATTCCAGCTGAGTTAGCTAATCTGAGGAATCTTCAGCTACTGAATCTGATGTGCAACCAATTGACAGGTTCGGTTCCAATTGGACTTGGCGATTTGACAAAGTTACAGGTCCTGGAGTTGTGGAACAATTCTTTGACAGGTCTTCTGCCAATGAATCTTGGGCAGAATTCGACTCTGCAATGGCTGGATGTATCATCAAACTCACTTTCCGGTGAGATTCCTCCTGGTTTATGCAAAGGTAACAATCTTGCCAAACTCATTCTCTTCAACAATAAATTCTCAGGTCCAATCCCAATTGGACTATCAACATGTCTCTCACTAGTCCGAGTTCGGATGCAAAACAATCTTATTTCTGGAACCATTCCACTTGGGCTGGGCAAGCTTAAGAAGCTTCAACGTTTGGAACTAGCCAACAATAATCTCACCGGACATATACCAGACGACATCTCCTCATCAACATCTCTTTCGTTCATTGATCTATCTCAAAACCATCTTCAATCATATCTTCCTTCCAGCATTCTTTCAATACCaaatctccaaaatttcttgGCCTCCAACAATAACTTGGAAGGACAAATCCCAGATCAGTTCCAGGACTGCCCAAACCTTGCAGTGCTTGATCTATCTGCGAACCATCTCATTGGAAGCATTCCAGAAAGCATTGCCTCATCTGAGAAGCTAGTGAATGTGAACCTTGGGAACAACCAGCTCACTGGAGAGATCCCAAGAGCAATTGGAATGATGCCCACATTAGCCATTCTTGATCTGTCCAATAATTCTCTTACTGGTATGCTACCAGATAACTTTGGTAGCTCACCAGCCTTGGAGATGCTCAATGTATCCCATAACCAACTTGTGGGTCCTGTCCCCACAAACGGCATCCTGAGGAGCATTAGTCCAGATGATCTCACAGGCAATGCCGGTCTCTGCGGTGGGGTACTCCCTCCATGTTCTCGAAGTTACTCCAAAAAATCGATGAGCCAAAGGAAGAGTACACACATCAAACACATTATTGCAGGATGGTTTATTGGAATTTCAGCCGTTTTAGCTGTTGGGTTGGCAGTTTTTGGCGTGCGATGGCTATACAGGAGATGGTATTTCAATGTCAGCTGCTTGGGAGATCATCAATTCAACAAAGGCAATGGAGAGTGGCCGTGGAGATTGATGGCATTCCAGAGACTTAACTTCACAAGTAATGACATACTTGCTTGTATTAAGGAATCAAATGTGATTGGTATAGGTGCAACTGGTACAGTCTACAAAGCTGAGATACAAAGGCCACATACAGTTGTGGCTGTTAAGAAGTTATGGAGATCAGGTGCTGATATAGAAGAGGTTGGAATAAGTACTGATGATATGGTGGGAGAAGTAAATCTGCTAGGAAGGCTTCGGCATAGGAACATTGTGAGACTATTGGGTTATGTTCACAATGACACAAATGTGATGATGGTATATGAGTTCATGAAAAATGGCAGTCTTGGGGAGGCTCTGCATGGCAAACAGGCTGGAAAATTGTTAGTCGATTGGGTTTCACGATATAATGTCGCCGTTGGTGTTGCACACGGGCTTGCCTACCTCCACCATGACTGCCATCCTTCGGTCATCCACCGAGATGTTAAGTCTAACAACATATTGCTTGATGAAAATCTAGAGCCAAGGATTGCTGATTTTGGATTAGCAAAGATGATGATTCGGAAGAACCAGACTGTGTCGATGGTCGCCGGATCCTATGGATACATCGCTCCTG AATATGGATACACACTAAAGGTGGACGAAAAAAGTGATGTATACAGCTATGGTGTAGTACTCATGGAGCTTCTCACCGGAAAAAGGCCACTAGACCCTGAGTTCGGGGAATCTGTCGACATTGTTGAATGGGTCCGGGGGAAAATTAGAAATAACAGAGAGTTAGAAGAAGCATTAGATGCTAGCATAGGTGGTCAATGCAAACATATTAAAGAAGAGATGCTTCTTGTCCTTCGGATTGCACTACTTTGTACTGCCAAGTTCCCAAAGGACAGACCTTCAATGAGAGATATAATAACAATGCTTGGTGAGGCCAAGCCCAGGAGGAAAAGTAGTAGCAGTACTGGTGGCACAAATGCTATCAAAGAGAAACCAATTTTTAGCTCCTCTCCAGTAATAGCCCTGCTGTAG